A genomic segment from Labrys wisconsinensis encodes:
- a CDS encoding MurR/RpiR family transcriptional regulator: MAIRDALTQPGLMLTPSETKIVQALLADYPRSGLGTAASLAKRAGVSDPTVVRLVVKLGYDGFPDFQARLLEEVEARLHSPLLMLEAKRRSAAGGNAAFDYLASVARSLDETSAALPAQSYDRAAELIWGARRQVVLLGGRFSRNVATMLAGYLVQLRQGVRDIGVLSPETFDLLVDLDKRDLLIVFDYRRYQSDVIAFATQAARGGVRILLFTDPWLSPIAELAEVTMISSIVVDSPYDTLAPAVAQMEAVVAHGMSLAPHTSAGRARIEALERVRHANAVTLDDPATPSGRGPMQTP; this comes from the coding sequence TTGGCCATCAGGGACGCTCTCACCCAGCCCGGTCTGATGCTGACGCCGTCGGAGACCAAGATCGTCCAGGCCCTGCTCGCCGACTATCCCCGCTCGGGCCTCGGCACGGCGGCGAGCCTGGCCAAGCGCGCCGGGGTGAGCGACCCCACCGTGGTCCGCCTGGTGGTGAAGCTCGGCTATGACGGCTTTCCCGACTTCCAGGCGAGGCTGCTGGAGGAGGTCGAGGCGCGGCTGCATTCGCCGCTGCTGATGCTGGAGGCCAAGCGCCGCAGCGCCGCCGGCGGCAATGCCGCCTTCGACTATCTCGCCTCGGTGGCGCGCAGCCTGGACGAGACCAGCGCCGCCCTGCCGGCCCAGTCCTACGACCGGGCGGCCGAGCTGATCTGGGGCGCCAGGCGCCAGGTGGTGCTGCTCGGCGGGCGCTTCAGCCGCAACGTCGCCACCATGCTGGCCGGCTATCTCGTGCAGCTGCGCCAGGGCGTGCGCGACATCGGCGTGCTCAGCCCGGAAACCTTCGACCTGCTGGTCGACCTCGACAAGCGCGACCTCCTCATCGTGTTCGACTACCGGCGTTACCAGTCCGACGTGATCGCCTTCGCCACCCAGGCGGCCCGGGGCGGCGTGCGCATCCTGCTGTTCACCGATCCCTGGCTGTCGCCGATCGCCGAATTGGCCGAGGTCACCATGATTTCCTCGATCGTGGTCGATTCCCCCTACGACACGCTGGCGCCGGCCGTGGCCCAGATGGAGGCGGTGGTGGCCCACGGCATGAGCCTCGCCCCGCACACCAGCGCCGGCCGGGCGCGCATCGAGGCGCTGGAGCGCGTGCGCCACGCCAATGCGGTGACGCTCGACGACCCCGCCACGCCGTCGGGCCGCGGCCCGATGCAGACCCCCTGA
- a CDS encoding M20 family metallopeptidase, which translates to MSEIEAAVAAVQAEIEGNRDWVVNLTRDLVRIPSVNPKFQAEAGLNREADVQALLEPILRAEGFATAQHDALPGRPNLIADKAGEEARSLILCGHIDVVPVGARERWSRDPFGGEVSDGRLYGRGSIDMKAGVAACIAAVRAIRRCGIDLEGRLSVHTVVDEEAGGFGAMEAVKRGKLAKAVLVAEPTWGDVLPAEGGLEWARVTIRGRTAHSAWRYNEIYPQRQEPGRLEPGVNAVELAARFVEALRHYESGRTRARSHPLLPVGMNTINPGVIRAGAGLGPDGLPIIMTNPAIIPDTAVIDLDMKFLPDETSAAYRRDFEAFVHHFAGTDAWLREHPPTIQWELGGLHFPPLNTPTDHPLVASLIRRKAALGTAPAVRGFVAVCDAAHYAGAGVDGVIFGPSGDGFHGDDEYVDLASLMETTKVIAATVLDWCGVR; encoded by the coding sequence ATGAGCGAGATCGAGGCCGCCGTCGCGGCGGTGCAGGCGGAGATCGAGGGCAATCGCGACTGGGTCGTGAACCTGACGCGCGACCTGGTGCGCATCCCCTCGGTCAATCCCAAGTTCCAGGCCGAGGCGGGCCTCAACCGCGAGGCGGACGTGCAGGCGCTGCTCGAGCCGATCCTGCGCGCGGAAGGCTTCGCCACCGCGCAGCACGACGCCCTGCCCGGCCGGCCCAACCTGATCGCCGACAAGGCGGGCGAGGAGGCGCGCAGCCTGATCCTGTGCGGGCATATCGACGTGGTGCCGGTCGGCGCGCGCGAGCGCTGGAGCCGCGATCCCTTCGGCGGCGAGGTCAGCGACGGCCGGCTCTACGGCCGCGGCTCGATCGACATGAAGGCGGGCGTGGCGGCCTGCATTGCCGCCGTCCGCGCCATCCGGCGCTGCGGCATCGACCTCGAGGGCCGGCTCTCCGTGCACACGGTGGTCGACGAGGAAGCGGGCGGCTTCGGCGCGATGGAGGCGGTGAAGCGCGGCAAGCTCGCCAAGGCGGTGCTGGTGGCAGAGCCGACCTGGGGCGACGTGCTGCCGGCCGAAGGGGGCCTGGAATGGGCGCGGGTGACGATCCGCGGCCGCACGGCGCACTCGGCCTGGCGCTACAACGAGATCTATCCGCAGCGCCAGGAGCCCGGACGGCTCGAGCCCGGCGTCAACGCCGTCGAGCTCGCCGCCCGCTTCGTCGAGGCGCTACGCCACTACGAATCCGGCCGCACGCGGGCGCGCTCGCACCCGCTGCTGCCGGTGGGGATGAACACCATCAATCCCGGCGTGATCCGCGCCGGCGCCGGGCTCGGACCGGACGGGCTGCCGATCATCATGACCAATCCGGCGATCATCCCGGACACGGCGGTGATCGACCTCGACATGAAGTTCCTGCCCGACGAGACCTCGGCCGCGTATCGCCGCGACTTCGAGGCCTTCGTCCACCATTTCGCCGGAACCGATGCCTGGCTGCGCGAGCATCCGCCCACCATCCAATGGGAGCTCGGCGGCCTGCATTTCCCGCCGCTCAACACGCCGACCGACCACCCCCTCGTCGCCTCGCTGATCCGCCGCAAGGCGGCGCTCGGCACGGCCCCCGCGGTGCGCGGCTTCGTGGCGGTGTGCGACGCGGCGCATTATGCCGGCGCCGGCGTCGACGGCGTCATCTTCGGCCCGTCCGGCGACGGCTTCCACGGCGACGACGAATATGTCGACCTCGCCTCGCTGATGGAGACCACCAAGGTGATCGCCGCCACCGTGCTCGACTGGTGCGGCGTGCGCTGA
- a CDS encoding extracellular solute-binding protein: MSRLLLATAAMLAAFWPSLCNAAPVEISVDTAFPEYFDMHKAIGDAFMKAHPDIVVKFNSPAKTYDELLQRSLRNAITGDGADVAFQSYNFVQQTADRNLAVPLDEMIAAETDWSGLGYLPNITTMARANGKIYGLPFNTSIPFIYYNLNQANNAGWDVAKLPQSWTDVARLSKGIAEKSGPGTGLYFDYYYIVANLTFDALLKGQGGAMMSADLKQIRFDGADGMKALETLRELGASGMMDTTRDQAIQSFKAGSLGIYASTSSSIIDFRKAAGESGFTLGCSTFPLPDPDGRFPAGGNAGMILSKDPAKQRAAWEYIKFAGGEVGQFLVAKYTGYIPTNTKVLANPEFRANRYSDPCVKAAVDQLSRITGPFTFPGPNAQRISNALRDLMREAVTQKQTPAQIMPQMVDAAKRMLAN, encoded by the coding sequence ATGTCGAGATTGCTTTTGGCGACGGCCGCGATGCTCGCGGCCTTCTGGCCGAGCCTCTGCAACGCGGCGCCGGTGGAGATCTCCGTCGATACGGCGTTTCCGGAATATTTCGACATGCACAAGGCGATCGGTGACGCCTTCATGAAGGCGCATCCCGATATCGTCGTGAAATTCAACTCGCCGGCAAAGACCTACGACGAGCTCCTGCAGCGCAGCCTCCGCAACGCAATCACCGGCGACGGTGCCGACGTCGCCTTCCAATCCTACAACTTCGTACAGCAGACCGCCGACCGCAATCTCGCAGTTCCGCTCGACGAGATGATCGCCGCTGAAACCGACTGGTCCGGCCTCGGATATCTCCCGAACATCACGACCATGGCGCGAGCGAACGGCAAAATCTACGGCCTTCCTTTCAACACGTCCATCCCGTTCATCTATTACAATCTCAACCAGGCAAACAATGCCGGATGGGACGTCGCCAAGCTCCCGCAAAGCTGGACCGACGTCGCCAGGCTTTCGAAAGGCATCGCCGAAAAATCGGGTCCCGGAACCGGTCTCTACTTCGATTACTACTATATCGTCGCAAACCTGACTTTCGACGCGCTGCTGAAGGGCCAGGGCGGGGCGATGATGTCGGCGGACTTGAAGCAGATCAGGTTCGATGGCGCCGACGGCATGAAGGCGCTGGAGACGCTGCGGGAGCTCGGTGCCTCCGGCATGATGGACACCACGCGCGACCAGGCGATCCAATCCTTCAAGGCAGGAAGCCTGGGAATATATGCCTCGACCTCATCGTCGATCATCGATTTCCGGAAAGCGGCCGGGGAAAGCGGCTTCACGCTCGGCTGCTCGACGTTTCCGCTGCCCGATCCGGACGGACGCTTTCCGGCAGGCGGAAATGCCGGGATGATTCTGAGCAAGGATCCGGCAAAGCAGCGCGCGGCCTGGGAATACATCAAGTTCGCGGGCGGGGAAGTCGGCCAGTTCCTGGTGGCCAAATATACCGGGTACATCCCGACGAACACGAAGGTGCTGGCGAATCCCGAGTTCCGGGCAAACCGCTATTCCGATCCGTGCGTCAAAGCTGCGGTCGATCAGCTCTCCCGCATCACCGGCCCGTTCACGTTTCCCGGCCCGAACGCTCAACGCATCTCCAATGCCCTGCGCGATCTGATGCGGGAGGCCGTCACGCAGAAGCAGACGCCAGCCCAGATCATGCCTCAGATGGTCGATGCCGCGAAGCGGATGCTGGCAAACTGA
- a CDS encoding alpha-D-ribose 1-methylphosphonate 5-triphosphate diphosphatase produces MQQVFHNGKIVLDNEVIDGSIAVEDGVISSIDQGGIVPRDGIDLEGDYLTPGLVDVHSDNIEKLISPRPNVIWPSRFAAIAHDAYVVGVGVTTILDAISLSDAISLGGASGSRTQLALQIIEGITQSQKIGALRSDHFLHIRCEVTDAEISERLSRLDADLPIRMLTLLDHTPGQRVFRDVQTWRAYRKKGRGLTDGELDWMLAAEQEARARYATSNRRAIARIAHDRGIALGGHDDSTVEDIADAVALGSTASEFPTTIEAARAAQSAGLKTIMGGPNLVRGGSHIGNLSARDCAEQGALDILASDYMPVSLLQSAFMLTCEPIGYDLPRAIATVTSTPAEVCGLTDRGRIAVGKRADLLRVSLHEDLPILRAVWRSGRRVH; encoded by the coding sequence ATGCAGCAAGTCTTCCACAACGGCAAAATCGTTCTCGACAACGAAGTGATCGACGGCAGCATTGCCGTCGAAGACGGTGTCATTTCGAGCATCGACCAGGGCGGCATCGTTCCACGCGATGGAATCGACCTCGAAGGCGACTATCTCACGCCGGGTCTCGTCGACGTGCACAGCGACAACATCGAGAAGCTGATATCCCCAAGACCGAACGTCATCTGGCCGAGCCGGTTTGCCGCCATAGCCCACGACGCCTATGTGGTCGGCGTGGGTGTCACCACCATTCTCGATGCGATCTCGCTGAGCGATGCGATTTCGCTCGGCGGTGCAAGCGGCAGCCGCACACAGCTCGCCCTGCAAATCATCGAAGGGATCACGCAGAGCCAGAAGATTGGCGCCCTGCGCTCGGACCATTTTCTGCACATCCGTTGCGAAGTGACCGACGCCGAAATCAGCGAGCGCCTCAGCCGGCTCGATGCGGACCTGCCGATCCGGATGTTGACCCTGCTCGATCACACGCCGGGCCAGCGTGTGTTCCGGGACGTCCAGACGTGGCGCGCCTATCGCAAGAAGGGCCGAGGGCTCACCGACGGCGAGCTCGACTGGATGTTGGCGGCCGAGCAGGAAGCCCGGGCCAGGTATGCCACGTCCAACCGCCGGGCCATTGCCCGGATCGCCCATGACCGCGGTATCGCGCTCGGTGGACACGATGATTCCACGGTTGAGGATATCGCCGACGCCGTGGCGCTCGGAAGCACCGCGTCCGAATTTCCGACAACCATCGAAGCGGCCCGGGCGGCACAATCTGCGGGTTTGAAGACGATCATGGGCGGGCCCAATCTCGTGCGCGGCGGCTCGCATATCGGCAACCTGTCCGCTCGGGACTGTGCCGAGCAGGGCGCGCTCGATATTCTCGCATCGGACTATATGCCGGTCAGCTTGCTGCAATCCGCCTTCATGCTGACCTGCGAGCCCATCGGCTACGATCTGCCTCGGGCCATAGCGACCGTGACCAGCACCCCGGCGGAGGTCTGCGGACTGACCGATCGGGGAAGGATCGCCGTGGGCAAGAGGGCGGATCTTCTGCGGGTCAGCCTGCACGAAGACCTTCCGATCCTGCGGGCTGTCTGGCGCTCGGGCCGACGCGTTCATTGA